A single Lolium perenne isolate Kyuss_39 chromosome 6, Kyuss_2.0, whole genome shotgun sequence DNA region contains:
- the LOC139832622 gene encoding uncharacterized protein yields MDVGGASRGGRRRQRHDRSSDEFAPNAPRKSVTSRRKNKEVRENYKAMDPVSYSALRLKNWYEDLPRDEEIEGRRYWCMEQMYIYKDIYEPMKNLRPMQAIDVDILAENDHFEDAIWVVGRMGLKDIMKIQCDYSPELVKQFFATLAIKTDEERTMEWMSGSTHCSATLHRFASILGVSIDEGRRLHGPQQADKNALANLYTS; encoded by the exons atggatgtgg gtggtgcttctcggggtggtcggagacgccagaggcatgatcgatctagtgacgagtttgcacccaatgctcctcgcaagtcggtcacttcaagaaggaagaacaaggaagtgagggagaactacaaggccatggatccAGTGTCTTATTCCGCTCTCcgcttgaagaactggtatgaagatttGCCAAgagatgaagagatagagggcaggagatattggtgcatggagcaaatgtacatctacaaggacatctatgagccaatgaagaatctgagacccatgcaagccatTGATGTGGACATTCTAGCTGAAAacgatcactttgaagatgctatctgggttgttggaagaatgggcttgaaagatatcatgaagattcaatgtgactatagcccagagttggtgaagcaattctttgccactttggcaatcaagactgatgaggaacgcactatggaatggatgtctggctccacacactgcagtgccactctgcACCGCTTTGCCAGTATTCTTGGAGTCTCTattgatgagggtcgtcgtcttcatggaccacaacaggCAGATAAGAATGCTCTTGCAAATCTCTATACCTCGTAG